atatccgatttgaatccgATCTGTTCACGTCCCTGAGTTCCTAAGATCCTATGGTCATACCAGGCCCCACGTGAATATtcaaaaaacagatatgatgAAGGGTgtatccgatctgaatctgatctgttgATGTCCCTGAATTCCTAACATCATATGGTCATACCAGGCCCCACCTGGAGGTCTTAGCGTAGGAGCCCACCCAGGGAGGTCCGGCAATGGGTTGGTATAGTTGATCGGTCTGTCATTACAAGGCTCATCGGCGAGACACACTCTAGTGGAAACATATGTGGGTtagtgtaggcaattgcccacagcagtttatttttatgttcatacttcatttttttttatttccttatttGCTACTCTTTAAAAGTTCCGAGTTAAAGCGTTAGTgcttttcattcaaatatttctGGCTTCGCCACTGTCAAGGAGGACCCTGCCTTTCCATGATACAATATGTCTATAGTTTGAATGTAACTCGATATTTTGTTTTAGTTCGAATTTAAGTAGTTgggtttgataaaaaaaataaaatccataTTTAACTTGGAGTTGGGTATAAATGTGAAATTAGGGTGGGTTTGATGGTCTATGATCTCATATCACAGGCTGATTATAAATCTACTCACCGTTTGAACAAATAATCGATTTCGATACCATTGACTCAAACCCTCGATCTCAAATCAAAGAGGTAAATGGCCATAGCTTATAGCTCTTCTTAACAAATGCAAATGCCTAATTTTtacaaacatttgaatttggCGATACGTAAAAATTCAaatagttttgttttgtttttttttttatgttttagttGAAATTTGTTTCCAAGAAATCATTATCCATATAATTGGATATCCTAGTAGATACATTGGATCCagatatgatccattgacatcacTGGGATCCAGTAGGCAAGAAGGAACTAAGAAGTTAAGGAAGCATTTATTGTAATTACTTATTAGCATGTAAGATACATAAATATACCATTATCAAACCACACAtttattttcaacttttgtACTATTTTAATACAAAGGGATTGTATTGCATTGGACGGCTCTGTCCACCTCAAAAAGATCGTTGTTGTTGTCATGACCCAGTGCTCTCTTTTCGAAAAATGTAACAGGTCACAAAGCAAGCTCTATGAGGACACAAAGAAGAGACAGTGGCTCGGACACAAAGAAGAGACAGTGGCTCCTTCAAGGTGGTGCAATTTTTGCAATATTTTAATTGACTAAAAAGTAATAAAgttaaaaaacagtttttttttttctttcactttagCGGGCATAGCTAACTGCTGCTGTTCAAATGTTAGATGAAATCTTTTCCATAAAATTTTTTCCCTTGGAATTTCGATAAAATAATAATGTCCCTTAAAAtttagtaaaaagaaaaaaagacaacagTTCCCCCTTTATAAATTTCTGGCTTCATTTATTTTGTGCTTTAACGCTGCTCAGAAATTCCCTACTAGGAATGCAGTAAAGAGAATACGCATGTTCATATTTGCAGAAAATCTTGCTTACTGTTTTTCTAACTAATCTTTCGCTTTCGCTTTCTTCTGTTTGAATGACACTTGTGTCATTTAATTTCAATAAGAAGGCTGCTCAGCAACCAAATTTAATTGCAGGAACAAATCTTCGAGGAAAAAAAGTTTGGTAGAGAAATTTTTGAAGCTACGAAATTTTAGTAGTCCAAATAAATCATGTTAtaagtttttattatttcaaaaattatatttgtcTTTAGACGAAGTTCGTACATACCGTGCATATGTCTTTTGATAGCcctttcattatatatatatatatatatatatatatatatatatatatatggaaatcaCGAATATACTTCATTGAATTCATGGACACTTTGTTATTATATTCTTTTTGGGCTAGATTATAGACTGCAAgaatattttacattaaaaattattattttgtttttaaaaatgcaaccaaataaaattaaattagtTACCTCCTTTTAAGATGAGTATGCTTAACCCCTAACTAAAAATCCAAGATCAAAACTCAGTGCAAAGATTTAAAAAACTTTGCAGCAGTAGCCATTCACTTAACCggggttcactctgatgtttctGCAAAAACCATTGACAGAGGAAGAGAGTGGCGATAAATTTCTGGTTGAGATGATGCTTGCAGCTTTTACATGGTAGTGGTAGGATCCTCTTCGGTATTATAAACTGCAACTTCAACTTATGCAGATGTTTATGTTCAAATATCATTATAAACTGAAGAATTTAATTTATGCAAATGTATATATTCAGATATCACAGTAAACTGCAAattcaattataaaaatatgcttcAAATAAATCAATTGCATTAGCCTTCTTACTGGGAGATACAGCATATGCTCTTTGGAGATTTACATACGACACCAAATTCGACCTTCCACACCCAAATGACCAGCACCATTAAAACGATCAAACGCCTACCTGTTGTCATCTACAGATGACCGTCATCTAGTATGCTCCCACGTAACATTTTCAGGACCTTCTACTGCCCATTCACTTCAAATTTTTCTGACTCCAGCTCCGGCCGGTATCTGTATTTGTATTTCTTGGCCGCATATAGGAAAACACCAAAATTAATCAGGCTAAGAACAGTAAGCAACCAGTAAAAGTAGTCGAACCTTCCCAAGTTTATATTTCGACTTAGCCATTGAGAGGATCCCAGCTTTGGAGAAACAGCTTCAACAATGTTGTTTATTATAGTGGCTACAAAACAGCCTAAGCCCCCAGCTACAGCTGCATATGCAGAAGCGATGCTTCTCATGGCATCAGGGGCCTCCTGGTAGAGAAATTCAAGCAGCCCAACAATGCAAAACACTTCAGCTAAGCCTATAAGGCAATATTGGATCAACAACCAATATGCACTCATATGAGGCATCGGTTTCAAGAAATTGAACTCGAATCCGTGCTCGACTGCATAGTTCCTCCTGTACCTCTCGAAAATTCCAGCCCATAACACAGACAGGATTGAGAGCACCAGACCTATTCCAACCCTTTGGAGCTGTGAAAGCCCTCGAGGATGACCTGTGATTCTGCGGCACATCGGAACAATGGCTGTGTAGTAAAGAGATAGAAGAGCAAAGATGCTTAAACCAGGAAAAACAGGCATGCAAGTGACTGGAAGCTTCAGACTTCCCAAGTAAGTATTCATTGTGTATGCTTGCTGGACTGACAAGGTGAGGAACTCTGTTAGGACAGCACCGAGCATTATGGTGCAGGATGGTACTGGGAGGATCTTAATTAGTATCTTAACCTCTTCTACTTGAGTAACAGTGCAGAGCCTCCAAGGATTTGGATCTTTCCCATCTTCCTTTGTCTTGAGAGCTGCCTTGTCCAGAAACCTGGCATccaaaagaccaaaaaaatgaattgagaTGTAACAGAGAACTGTCTAATCTGGGAACTGCCACTAGAAATCATGAGAAAACTTTATACTGAAAGCACCAATTCTGCCCAAATAGTGACCAAATCCAGGTGGACAAAGAAATCCAAGATGCCGTTCATCAAATAAAAAAGCGATTACCTGAAGTCATCAGTATGAGCTATTTTGGAACTTCCCTTGACAGCAGAATGATTACCAGTAACTTCATATAGACCAACCAATTCGCTGTTGGAGAATGGTACATTTCTCTTGTGAAAGGCAGCCACTAACACTTGCGCAACACGTGTCAAAGGGCTTCCTCCTGGTACTCTATGTCTGTATAGAGGTGTGCCTATGAAAAAAACCACATTTGAAATTCCCATAGCTATTGCAAGCACACCAAATGCAGCTCCCCAGCCATGGTGCATTTGAATGTAGACAACCAATGTAAATGCAGCTACAGCTCCAAATGTTACAGAAAGGTAGAAGAAGTTGAAGAATCGATCCAGGTGCCTTTTGTAGTTCTTACTCCTTTCATCAAACTGATCAGCTCCAAATGACGAAACACATGGTCTTATTCCAGCTGCACCAAAGGCAGTTATGTACAAGACTGTGTAAAGATAAACAAGCTGCCAGCGTTTTGGAGATTCACAGACGCCTAAAAGCAGTGACAGCTGATCGCAGTGAGTCTCGCTAGGTGTAAATACGGGCATTGTGGCACATAAAGTTATTGCAGTCAGGCCCTGCATGTGTAATTCAGATTCCAATGAGTGTGATGcatataatgaaaaagaaatgcaagcaaAGATGTGAATTATGGTCACAGATATGGTATCAAGGATCGTATGCTTGTTTACTAAACCAGTTGCAGGTCATCATTTCACACACACAGTGAGACATTTCAAGGCTTAGTCCAAAGTATCAGGACAAAACTACATCATAAGAGGTAGCTAAGCTTTATACAGCCGCTTGGTACCAAGACTTCCAAGGAAATATCTGAGAGGAGAGGAAGCGAGAGAGGGATCATGATGTACCGGCACATAGGTGCAATCTAAACAGTTAATTATTCTACAGACTAAAAATAAACTACCTTTCTCAAGAACTCAGTCGAAAtgatatatcatatatgcaaaaaataaagcTAGAACAGGTGATCAGCTGCTGCATATAACCTCACTGAACCACTCATACAAGACTTTAAAACAAGAAGtaactaaattttttgaatattgcCTAAAGTGAGAAGCTAGATAATGGAAGAGGTTTGAAAATAAACATCAGTGGGATCAACAATGATGGATTATTGGATCAACGATGATGGGTTACAGTTAGGGAAGGGTCAAAGTTGATGACCAGATCTAATTCCTATAAATCAAAGAGCatcataattttcttttgaagttacaGTTCTTTATTGTTCAAGCTTTGCAGCTATACGGATTCCTGACGAACATAGTTCTGTTCTGCTGATAGCACTCTTTTGTTGGCTAGATGATAGTGCTTGCACAATCCAAGGACTATAAGAAGTGCTAAGAATATGGTCATGAAATTTTCAGTCCATTAACAAACAAAACCATCTTTGTCCATTCAACCTTGGGCTACTATTGATAACAATAATACAATACCAATTGTACTTCAaatatgatgaaaaagaaaggaaaacaaacgcAGAGTATATCCTATGATTGCCATAGTTCCAAATAAGACCCTGACAAAGAGTTTGAGATTAAAATCCTGTACCTTccacagaaaagagaaaaacagctCCCAACGGTTGCCATT
This window of the Nymphaea colorata isolate Beijing-Zhang1983 chromosome 2, ASM883128v2, whole genome shotgun sequence genome carries:
- the LOC116248161 gene encoding protein NRT1/ PTR FAMILY 6.1; the protein is MGSMELGGSSSPSSKPEPALPATTPETEEERRKKLERYFAESDQRTFGGGSVGGTTPVDVHGRPIADLSKTGGWIAAFFIFGNEMTERMAYFGLAVNVVLFLFKVMHQPFTTSANVVNNFLGISQASSLIGGFIADAYLGRYWTIAIFTTLYLTGLTAITLCATMPVFTPSETHCDQLSLLLGVCESPKRWQLVYLYTVLYITAFGAAGIRPCVSSFGADQFDERSKNYKRHLDRFFNFFYLSVTFGAVAAFTLVVYIQMHHGWGAAFGVLAIAMGISNVVFFIGTPLYRHRVPGGSPLTRVAQVLVAAFHKRNVPFSNSELVGLYEVTGNHSAVKGSSKIAHTDDFRFLDKAALKTKEDGKDPNPWRLCTVTQVEEVKILIKILPVPSCTIMLGAVLTEFLTLSVQQAYTMNTYLGSLKLPVTCMPVFPGLSIFALLSLYYTAIVPMCRRITGHPRGLSQLQRVGIGLVLSILSVLWAGIFERYRRNYAVEHGFEFNFLKPMPHMSAYWLLIQYCLIGLAEVFCIVGLLEFLYQEAPDAMRSIASAYAAVAGGLGCFVATIINNIVEAVSPKLGSSQWLSRNINLGRFDYFYWLLTVLSLINFGVFLYAAKKYKYRYRPELESEKFEVNGQ